From a region of the Pseudanabaena sp. ABRG5-3 genome:
- a CDS encoding DUF2809 domain-containing protein, which translates to MITNKLTFNRQYFYLTILLFLIEVAIAVFFDDQFIRPFVGDVLVVILIYSFVRTFWKIKANVAALSVLVFACFVEGLQYLNLIDKLGWRQYKVLAIILGTTFDWKDILAYVLGTAIILAWENRVPKV; encoded by the coding sequence ATGATTACCAATAAACTTACTTTCAATCGCCAGTATTTCTATTTGACGATTTTACTCTTTCTCATAGAAGTTGCGATCGCAGTTTTTTTCGATGATCAATTTATTCGTCCCTTTGTTGGCGATGTGTTAGTGGTTATTCTCATTTACAGCTTTGTGAGAACCTTTTGGAAAATCAAGGCAAATGTGGCGGCTCTATCGGTTTTAGTATTTGCCTGTTTTGTTGAAGGATTGCAGTATCTCAATCTCATCGATAAGTTAGGATGGAGACAGTACAAGGTTTTAGCGATTATTTTAGGCACAACCTTTGATTGGAAAGATATTCTTGCCTATGTCCTTGGTACGGCAATCATCCTAGCTTGGGAAAATAGAGTACCTAAAGTCTAG
- the recG gene encoding ATP-dependent DNA helicase RecG — translation MPLDINRLQQALSVEAERGFSNLQGKQFLFADFLKASLQEDLPEDWEMSDRLQAQTLANQYAQYGDLPIGRRQHLIAETRRLLYEVRRRELAETNAAPKQKKPKTAAIATTEPKTIKKLTPETELKDVEGVGSFMAARFKLLDLYTVRDVLSYYPRDHIDYARQIPIRELKDGDTVTVIGTIKKFGCFTSPKNPNLTIVEIILRDHTGQIKLSRFWTGKRYANRGWQETQKKLYPQGCTIAASGVVKQSKYGLTLENYEVEVLEHTQDTIQSKTVGRVVPVYPLTEGITPEAIRRLVAQCLPAVSQIADPMPDRFLRDYQMMPLSEAIAQVHYPDTSEMLEQAVIRLTFDKYFYRRLVSLYRRQQQKAIHFVPQSNAIAQLEKILPFELTKAQKRVVTEIRADLQGQTPMNRLVQGDVGSGKTIVAVYALLTAIEAGYQTALMAPTEVLTEQHYRKIVEWFMQLNLPVEILTGSTKTAKRREILRQLETGELPLVIGTHALIQDGVNFARLGLAVIDEQHRFGRDQRSRLLQKGNDPHVLIMTATPIPRTLYLTNSEIEVSVIDELPPGRKPIQTVLLKPSQRKDAYDLIKREIAQGRQVYIVLPLVEESEKMEDIKAATQEREHLQNVVFPHFQIGLLHGQMSSTEKDEAISTFRRGETQILVATTVVEVGVDIPNASVMLIEHADRFGLAQLHQLRGRVGRGASQSYCLLLSSSKSQTAQERLQVLEQSQDGFFIAERDFQMRGKGKDEGTEQSGHAGFSIEDRLPDEAARQEIFQIAREAAERIIKKDPTLEHFPALKAEFEMHYQRLQGGAIFT, via the coding sequence GTGCCACTTGATATCAATCGTTTACAACAAGCCTTGAGTGTCGAGGCAGAGAGAGGCTTTTCTAATTTGCAGGGAAAGCAATTTTTGTTTGCGGATTTTTTGAAGGCGAGCTTGCAAGAGGATTTGCCCGAAGATTGGGAAATGAGCGATCGCTTACAAGCCCAAACCCTTGCTAATCAATATGCTCAATATGGTGATTTGCCTATAGGTCGCCGTCAGCATCTCATCGCTGAGACGCGCCGCCTGCTCTATGAAGTGCGTCGTCGCGAACTGGCGGAAACTAATGCAGCACCGAAGCAGAAGAAACCCAAAACGGCTGCAATCGCAACGACGGAACCTAAAACCATTAAAAAACTGACTCCTGAAACTGAACTAAAAGATGTCGAGGGTGTTGGTTCATTTATGGCGGCGAGATTTAAGCTACTTGATTTGTATACCGTGCGTGATGTGCTGAGTTACTATCCACGGGATCATATTGACTATGCGCGGCAAATTCCCATTCGTGAACTAAAGGATGGGGATACGGTTACGGTCATCGGGACGATTAAAAAATTTGGCTGCTTTACCAGTCCCAAAAATCCCAATCTCACAATTGTGGAAATTATTCTGCGTGATCATACGGGACAAATCAAATTAAGTCGCTTCTGGACAGGTAAACGTTATGCCAATCGCGGTTGGCAAGAAACCCAGAAAAAGCTCTATCCTCAAGGCTGCACGATCGCAGCTTCGGGAGTGGTCAAACAGAGCAAATATGGCTTGACCCTAGAGAATTATGAGGTAGAAGTCCTCGAACATACTCAAGATACAATTCAATCGAAAACCGTTGGGCGCGTAGTGCCAGTCTATCCGCTTACGGAAGGAATTACCCCCGAAGCCATCCGTCGCCTTGTTGCTCAATGTTTACCCGCAGTATCCCAAATTGCCGATCCGATGCCCGATCGCTTTTTGCGTGATTATCAAATGATGCCCCTATCAGAGGCGATCGCCCAAGTGCATTACCCAGATACGAGCGAAATGCTGGAGCAAGCCGTAATTCGCCTAACCTTTGATAAATATTTTTATCGTCGCCTTGTGTCCCTCTATCGACGACAACAGCAAAAGGCGATTCATTTTGTGCCCCAGAGTAATGCGATCGCCCAGCTCGAAAAAATTCTCCCCTTTGAGTTAACCAAGGCTCAAAAGCGAGTTGTCACCGAAATTCGTGCCGATCTGCAAGGTCAAACACCGATGAACCGCTTAGTACAAGGGGATGTCGGCTCAGGTAAAACGATTGTGGCGGTATATGCCCTGTTAACAGCGATCGAGGCAGGTTATCAGACAGCGCTGATGGCTCCTACGGAGGTTCTCACGGAGCAACATTATCGCAAGATTGTGGAATGGTTTATGCAGCTAAATTTGCCAGTGGAAATTCTCACGGGTTCCACAAAAACTGCCAAGCGACGCGAGATTTTACGGCAATTGGAAACGGGTGAATTACCTCTGGTCATAGGAACCCATGCTTTGATTCAAGATGGGGTCAATTTTGCGCGATTGGGTTTAGCGGTTATTGATGAGCAGCATCGTTTTGGTAGAGATCAGCGATCGCGCCTTTTGCAAAAGGGCAATGATCCCCATGTGTTGATCATGACCGCGACACCGATTCCACGTACTCTTTATCTCACTAATTCCGAAATCGAAGTTAGCGTCATTGATGAACTTCCTCCTGGCCGTAAACCAATTCAAACTGTGCTGCTCAAGCCTTCACAGCGTAAAGATGCCTATGATCTGATTAAGCGTGAAATCGCTCAAGGAAGGCAGGTTTATATCGTGCTGCCTCTAGTGGAAGAGTCGGAGAAAATGGAAGATATTAAGGCAGCGACACAGGAACGCGAACATTTACAGAATGTAGTTTTCCCGCACTTCCAAATTGGCTTGCTGCATGGTCAAATGTCTTCTACGGAAAAGGATGAAGCGATTAGCACATTCCGTCGAGGTGAAACCCAAATTCTAGTTGCCACAACCGTTGTAGAAGTTGGGGTCGATATTCCTAATGCTTCCGTAATGTTAATCGAACATGCTGATCGCTTCGGTCTAGCGCAGTTACACCAGTTGCGGGGCAGAGTCGGACGGGGCGCATCCCAATCCTATTGCCTCTTACTGAGCAGTTCCAAATCACAAACCGCCCAAGAGCGTTTACAGGTTCTCGAACAATCGCAGGATGGCTTTTTTATTGCTGAACGAGATTTCCAGATGCGCGGTAAGGGCAAGGACGAAGGGACAGAACAATCAGGTCATGCAGGCTTCTCCATTGAGGATCGCTTGCCCGATGAGGCAGCCCGTCAAGAGATTTTCCAAATTGCCCGTGAAGCCGCCGAACGCATTATTAAAAAAGATCCCACCTTAGAGCATTTCCCTGCCCTTAAAGCCGAATTTGAAATGCATTATCAGCGCCTACAAGGCGGCGCAATCTTTACCTAA
- the rpsN gene encoding 30S ribosomal protein S14 has product MAKKSMIEREKKRAKLVEKYAAKLEALKEKFASPELTQQQKVAVHREIQQIPRNANPTRHRNRCWATGRPRGYYKDFGVCRNVLREMAHQGLLPGVVKSSW; this is encoded by the coding sequence ATGGCTAAGAAAAGCATGATCGAGCGCGAAAAAAAGCGCGCTAAGTTAGTTGAAAAGTATGCAGCTAAGCTCGAAGCACTCAAAGAAAAGTTTGCCAGTCCTGAACTGACACAACAACAAAAAGTTGCTGTGCATCGTGAAATTCAACAAATTCCTCGTAACGCCAACCCTACTCGTCACCGCAACCGTTGCTGGGCGACTGGTCGTCCTCGTGGCTACTACAAAGATTTTGGCGTATGCCGCAACGTATTGCGTGAAATGGCTCACCAAGGCTTGTTACCTGGTGTAGTTAAATCTAGCTGGTAA
- a CDS encoding STAS domain-containing protein: protein MDTITQISQLSFHHGLNSDKAFTIKLTSDKFDSVAGSELLAKVESWVAANVMMSSKEVPVLVVDMENVEFIDSLGLQKLLASLRLMKSHKSNLVLCALQPSVRLVFEISRIDQVFGIFSSFDTCMNQFNTQKQPSEYLLAA from the coding sequence ATGGATACTATTACTCAAATCAGCCAGTTATCTTTCCATCATGGTTTAAATAGCGATAAAGCTTTTACTATTAAATTGACAAGCGATAAGTTTGATAGTGTTGCAGGTTCTGAGCTATTAGCTAAAGTTGAGTCTTGGGTTGCAGCTAATGTAATGATGAGCAGCAAAGAGGTTCCTGTCTTGGTTGTTGATATGGAAAATGTAGAATTTATCGATAGCCTTGGTTTACAAAAACTCTTAGCATCTCTTCGTCTAATGAAATCTCACAAGAGTAACTTAGTTCTCTGTGCTTTACAGCCATCTGTACGCCTTGTATTTGAAATCTCTAGAATTGATCAAGTGTTTGGTATTTTCTCTAGTTTCGATACCTGCATGAATCAATTTAATACTCAAAAACAGCCCTCTGAGTATCTATTAGCAGCTTAG
- the rimO gene encoding 30S ribosomal protein S12 methylthiotransferase RimO, with protein sequence MVNLVPTVKPTIKPTIAFSHLGCEKNRVDTEHMLGLLVQAGYQVDSNEELADYVIVNTCSFIEDARRESVRTLVELAEMGKRIVIAGCMAQHFQQELLDEIPEAVALVGTGDYQKIVDVIERAEQGERVKEVTQVPTYIADDTIPRYRTTNEAVAYVRVAEGCDYRCAFCIIPHLRGDQRSRSIESIVTECDRLASEGVKEIILISQITTNYGQDIYGQPQLAELLTALGQVDVPWVRMHYAYPTGLTPKVINAMKATPNVVPYLDLPLQHSHPDVLRAMNRPWQGRVNDKIMEQIKASLPNAVTRTTFIVGFPGETEEQFEHLLEFVKRHEFDHVGVFTFSAEEGTPAFDLPDQLPEEVKQERRDRIMAAQQEISFKKNQLEIGKTVDVLIEQENPDTGELIGRSARFAPDVDGVVYVSDPLGKATLGSMFSVKITSADHYDLFGEIV encoded by the coding sequence ATGGTCAATCTGGTTCCTACTGTCAAACCCACGATCAAGCCCACGATCGCTTTCTCCCATTTGGGTTGTGAAAAGAACCGTGTCGATACTGAACACATGCTGGGATTACTAGTGCAGGCTGGCTATCAGGTAGATAGCAACGAAGAATTAGCCGACTATGTGATTGTTAATACCTGTAGTTTTATCGAAGATGCCCGTCGGGAATCGGTGCGAACTTTAGTAGAACTAGCAGAAATGGGCAAACGTATTGTAATTGCGGGCTGCATGGCTCAACATTTTCAACAGGAATTACTCGATGAAATTCCTGAAGCGGTGGCTCTCGTTGGTACAGGCGACTATCAAAAAATTGTCGATGTAATTGAACGTGCCGAGCAAGGCGAACGAGTTAAAGAAGTTACGCAAGTCCCTACCTATATTGCTGATGACACCATCCCTCGCTATCGCACTACTAATGAAGCTGTAGCCTATGTGCGGGTTGCTGAAGGTTGTGATTATCGCTGTGCCTTTTGTATCATTCCCCATTTACGTGGAGATCAGCGATCGCGCTCTATTGAATCAATTGTGACCGAATGCGATCGCCTTGCCTCTGAAGGCGTAAAAGAGATAATTCTCATCTCACAAATCACTACCAATTATGGTCAAGATATTTATGGTCAGCCTCAGCTTGCCGAGCTACTAACTGCCCTTGGGCAAGTGGATGTACCTTGGGTGAGAATGCACTACGCCTACCCCACAGGCTTGACTCCCAAGGTGATCAATGCGATGAAAGCCACACCTAATGTAGTTCCTTACTTAGATTTGCCTTTGCAGCATTCTCATCCTGATGTATTGAGAGCGATGAATCGTCCTTGGCAGGGGCGAGTTAATGACAAGATCATGGAGCAGATCAAGGCATCTCTTCCCAACGCAGTCACCCGTACTACTTTCATTGTCGGTTTCCCTGGGGAAACTGAGGAACAGTTCGAGCATTTATTAGAATTTGTGAAGCGCCATGAGTTTGATCATGTGGGCGTATTTACTTTCTCTGCCGAAGAAGGAACTCCTGCCTTCGATCTGCCTGATCAATTACCTGAAGAAGTAAAACAAGAACGTCGCGATCGCATCATGGCAGCCCAGCAAGAGATTTCTTTCAAGAAAAACCAGTTGGAAATTGGCAAAACTGTTGATGTGTTGATCGAGCAGGAAAATCCTGATACTGGCGAACTCATAGGGCGATCGGCAAGATTTGCACCAGATGTTGATGGTGTAGTCTATGTCAGCGATCCTCTAGGCAAGGCAACGCTTGGCTCGATGTTTTCTGTCAAAATCACCTCCGCTGATCATTACGACCTATTTGGCGAAATTGTCTAA
- a CDS encoding phospholipase D-like domain-containing protein — protein sequence MGFSAYSRLHYQLRSRYRQIVYGILFCTVIVLTTLTANACQSQSGIVPTLPQNSSIQVFFNQNQASRYTDPYRNIERLGDNLERIIVDNINKAKATLNIAVQELRLPNIAKAIVDAKLRGVNVKLILENNYSRAWSEFTPEQVAKMNARDRDRYQEFQKFADINKDGRLSEDELDSRDGLRLIKLANIPWIDDTADGSKGSGLMHHKFIVIDDQVVIFGSANFTMSDIHGDFTKPETRGNANNLLRVESKEFAKHFQKEFNIMWGDGPNGKPDSLFGSKKPSRRIEYLIVGGAQIRIKFSPDPEDTSREQTSSGLISTAIAGTKQTVDMALFVYSDPFISTILEERQRDNVQIRTLVAPQFAYRDYSSTLDMWSLQSTQDCKTGKSSAWKQALKTVGIPNLPSGDTLHHKFAILDRSLILTGSHNWTSAANHVNDEALIAIQNPTVAAHYQREYDRLYQDATLGPTAKLVQITSKSCAERINKSNPKNNAEEPEF from the coding sequence ATGGGGTTTTCAGCCTACTCCCGCCTACATTATCAACTGCGATCGCGATATCGCCAGATAGTTTATGGCATTCTGTTTTGTACTGTAATTGTACTGACTACGCTCACCGCAAATGCTTGTCAGTCTCAGTCTGGCATAGTGCCTACCTTGCCACAGAACTCTAGTATCCAAGTATTTTTTAATCAAAATCAGGCCTCTCGATACACCGATCCCTACCGCAACATTGAACGGCTCGGTGACAATCTTGAAAGAATCATCGTTGATAACATCAACAAAGCAAAGGCTACTTTAAATATTGCCGTCCAAGAACTCCGTTTACCGAATATCGCTAAAGCGATCGTTGACGCTAAATTACGCGGTGTAAATGTCAAGCTTATTCTTGAGAATAATTACAGTCGCGCATGGAGCGAATTTACACCAGAACAAGTTGCCAAGATGAATGCCCGCGATCGCGATCGTTACCAAGAATTTCAAAAATTTGCTGATATCAACAAAGATGGTCGCTTAAGCGAAGATGAGCTAGATAGTCGTGATGGCTTGAGGTTAATTAAACTAGCAAATATTCCTTGGATTGATGATACTGCCGATGGCTCCAAGGGCAGTGGATTAATGCACCATAAATTTATAGTGATTGATGATCAGGTAGTTATATTTGGCTCGGCCAATTTCACAATGAGCGATATTCATGGTGACTTTACTAAGCCAGAGACAAGAGGAAATGCCAATAACCTATTGCGTGTAGAAAGTAAAGAGTTCGCAAAGCATTTCCAAAAGGAATTTAATATCATGTGGGGGGATGGACCTAATGGTAAACCTGATAGCCTATTTGGTTCAAAAAAGCCCTCTCGCAGAATTGAGTATTTGATTGTGGGTGGAGCGCAAATCCGTATTAAATTTTCCCCAGATCCTGAAGATACTTCAAGGGAGCAAACTAGCAGTGGACTGATTTCTACGGCGATCGCAGGAACTAAACAAACTGTGGATATGGCGTTATTTGTGTATTCCGATCCTTTTATTTCCACAATTCTTGAGGAACGTCAACGGGATAATGTCCAAATTCGTACTTTAGTTGCTCCACAATTTGCCTATCGCGATTATTCATCTACCCTTGATATGTGGAGCTTACAGTCTACTCAAGACTGCAAAACAGGCAAAAGTAGTGCATGGAAACAAGCGCTCAAAACCGTTGGTATTCCTAATTTACCGTCTGGAGATACTCTCCATCATAAGTTCGCTATTCTTGATCGCAGTTTGATTTTGACGGGTTCCCATAACTGGACTAGTGCTGCTAACCATGTCAATGATGAGGCTTTGATTGCCATTCAAAATCCAACTGTAGCTGCACATTACCAGAGAGAATACGATCGCCTTTATCAGGATGCTACTTTAGGACCTACCGCTAAATTAGTCCAAATAACCTCTAAAAGTTGTGCTGAGCGAATCAACAAGAGTAATCCTAAAAACAATGCCGAAGAACCAGAATTTTAA
- a CDS encoding YkgJ family cysteine cluster protein, translated as MATWQCISGCGACCNLDPSDRPDLADYLTPEELQQYLSMVGIDGWCINFDRLNRKCSIYATRPRFCRVEADTFYDMFGVQPEDLDEFAIACCEEHIESIYGDRSLELLRFEQAISIAEIS; from the coding sequence ATGGCAACTTGGCAATGTATTAGCGGTTGTGGTGCTTGTTGTAATCTTGATCCTAGCGATCGCCCTGATCTCGCTGATTACCTCACCCCCGAAGAATTACAACAATATTTGAGTATGGTTGGTATTGATGGCTGGTGTATTAACTTCGATCGCCTTAATCGTAAATGCTCAATTTACGCAACCCGTCCGCGCTTCTGTCGCGTGGAAGCCGATACTTTTTACGATATGTTTGGGGTGCAACCAGAAGACCTTGATGAATTTGCGATCGCCTGTTGCGAAGAACATATTGAATCGATCTATGGCGATCGCTCCCTAGAATTATTGCGATTTGAACAAGCAATTAGCATCGCTGAAATTAGCTGA